The Ziziphus jujuba cultivar Dongzao chromosome 1, ASM3175591v1 genome segment CCCTATGATCACCAATCTGCATTATTTGTGTAAATTATGGCATTAGCAATCtttatagtaataataataataaaaaaagcagCAAAGAGTAAAGAGTATTGGAGAAGCGAAAACAAAAGGTATAGTAACAGTGGATAAGATATGGAATTGAGTAAGCCTTAATCACTCACGCTTACACAAGACATTTCATGCCCAAAACTGAAAACACTGCAACgagtaaatagaaaaaaatagtaaggacaaataaatttgtttggtcatcatttactgaaaatttaCTTACAGTTTCAAAAGCACAGaattgttcatatatatatatatgtatgcatgtatgtaaaattattttattttatttttattttgaaattagaaAACAACTTGCAAAAGAACAATGTGAGTGGAACTGAAAAATTGGTGCAATTTATAGGGTCAAAAGAATTAACCAGAACCAAAAAAAGCCAAGAGAAGCAATATAGCTGCAAGTACGATGAGAATCACTCTTCtgcatggggaaaaaaaaaatatcaagaaACTCAtgctaaaaaaaaggaaaaataaatgaaaaacaacgaccttttttttttttccttttaattttcaaactcaCACAGAATCTATGACCTCTTGTATATTATTAGAATTGTCCTCTGTTTCATGCTCCAGATTGTTAGCAGAAGCATTAACCTTCTTCTCAACTCTGTCAATTTCTTTCAATATATTAGGAGGAAAAAAAGTCCAACCAACTGCGACATGCTTAGCTGCTTCAAGATTTTCAGATACATCCCTCAGATTCTCCACAATGAAGTCTGCTTGATTCTCAACAAAATCTAGTGTGCCTCTTGTGACTCTGTTAAAATTACCTTGTCCAATATATAGAGCGAGGCATCCAGTGCTGAAAACCATGGAGTTTCAATCAATAAAAGAGGCACAGAGCCAATTTTTTGGACATGGGAAACAGGTGATATTTGGTGACCTACACTGCATCAATGGTGAATAGTTGGATGAAGACGAGGGAAACCCAATACGCAACTCGAGAGTAGCCGTAATCATGGTTTTGGAAGCAGCaatggcaaaggaaaatggAGAAGAAGCACAGCACAAATCCCAGAAACCATATAGCAGCCATGATGAACAGAGGAGCAGCAGTAAATCCTACAGACTGCATGATCCAAATATAATAGGCCCAGTGAGTGAATGAAgctaaaaaagttctcaacCAAGATTAAAATGTGAAAAATACTTGATAGAAATCAtgaaattgaggttttaaaacTCACAAAGAAATAGTGTTCTTCGCTGATATTCCATCCTCCTCTGTAATAGTTAAAACCATCAAGAGGGTCTCTTCTGTGTGTTCTCTTCGCAGCCAATATCAGAGATGGGCTTTGTACAAGTTCAGCATTCGTTGCCTCAAGGACATGCCTTTTCGTAATCGTACCCCAGGAAACCACTTTGCAATCATTCTCATCAGTCCCATCGATATATAAAAGAATCATTTTAACAAGCAAATTTAACATAGAGCATTCAAGTAAGATAAACTTGTGCCTTTAAAATGACAGTTTCAAGTGAAGAAGGATAAGGAATAAGGATATCATACCATGATGCTCAGAAGCTCCATCAtcagagagggaaaaggaagcTGATAAAGTGAAAACCAAAGTTGGTAGAAGGAATGGAAGCAATTTGAAACAGAGCATGATATTCTGTTGTGGCTTTGTTTCCTTTTACAATGTGTACATCTGTGTCTAGCTGTTTGTGCAAACAAGGCTTGAGAAAATAAAGAGGCAAAGTTGGAAGGAGAAGAAgagaataaaattagataaagactAAAGACGATTGTATTCTGATATTGGCCGTGTGTTCTTGTTGGGTTTGATAAAATTAAGG includes the following:
- the LOC112490910 gene encoding uncharacterized protein LOC112490910 isoform X1, producing MLCFKLLPFLLPTLVFTLSASFSLSDDGASEHHVVSWGTITKRHVLEATNAELVQSPSLILAAKRTHRRDPLDGFNYYRGGWNISEEHYFFSVGFTAAPLFIMAAIWFLGFVLCFFSIFLCHCCFQNHDYGYSRVAYWVSLVFIQLFTIDAVTGCLALYIGQGNFNRVTRGTLDFVENQADFIVENLRDVSENLEAAKHVAVGWTFFPPNILKEIDRVEKKVNASANNLEHETEDNSNNIQEKSDSHRTCSYIASLGFFWFCVFSFGHEMSCVSIGDHRVDTCNSYFYFKWHISSTS
- the LOC112490910 gene encoding uncharacterized protein LOC112490910 isoform X2, which gives rise to MLCFKLLPFLLPTLVFTLSASFSLSDDGASEHHVVSWGTITKRHVLEATNAELVQSPSLILAAKRTHRRDPLDGFNYYRGGWNISEEHYFFSVGFTAAPLFIMAAIWFLGFVLCFFSIFLCHCCFQNHDYGYSRVAYWVSLVFIQLFTIDAVTGCLALYIGQGNFNRVTRGTLDFVENQADFIVENLRDVSENLEAAKHVAVGWTFFPPNILKEIDRVEKKVNASANNLEHETEDNSNNIQEVIDSVRVILIVLAAILLLLAFFGSVFSVLGMKCLV